One genomic region from Pseudoduganella dura encodes:
- a CDS encoding prepilin peptidase, which translates to MLESLFLFSPPATLPAAIVAAIFGLLVGSFLNVVIYRMPKMMQRESDNYVASESGLPLPHTDRFNLMVPRSRCGHCGHQITALENIPVVSWLALGGKCRSCKTPISGRYPVIEALTGALSAALVWQFGSGWTGLATLLFAYLLVAMTFIDADTRLLPDDLTYPLLWAGLLVNLNGTFVPLADAVIGAAAGYLVLWSVYWLFKLLTGKEGMGYGDFKLLAALGAWLGWTMLPTIILLSSIVGALVGIGLILFAKRGRDNPIPFGPYLAAAGMIALMFGPQIAAFTSRLLGVA; encoded by the coding sequence ATGCTCGAGTCACTCTTTCTTTTCTCCCCTCCCGCCACCCTCCCCGCCGCGATCGTCGCCGCCATCTTCGGCCTGCTGGTCGGGAGCTTCCTGAATGTCGTCATCTATCGCATGCCGAAGATGATGCAGCGCGAATCGGACAATTACGTGGCCAGCGAATCGGGCTTGCCACTGCCGCACACGGACCGCTTCAACCTGATGGTGCCGCGCTCGCGCTGCGGCCACTGCGGGCACCAGATCACGGCGCTGGAAAACATCCCGGTGGTCAGCTGGCTGGCGCTGGGCGGCAAGTGCCGCAGCTGCAAGACACCCATCTCCGGCCGCTATCCGGTCATCGAGGCGCTGACCGGCGCGCTGTCGGCGGCGCTGGTGTGGCAGTTCGGCAGCGGCTGGACGGGCCTCGCCACACTGCTGTTCGCCTACCTCCTGGTCGCGATGACGTTCATCGATGCCGATACCAGGCTGCTGCCGGACGACCTGACGTACCCGCTGCTGTGGGCCGGCCTGCTGGTGAACCTGAACGGCACCTTCGTGCCGCTGGCGGACGCGGTGATCGGCGCCGCCGCCGGCTACCTGGTGCTGTGGTCCGTCTACTGGCTGTTCAAGCTGCTGACCGGGAAGGAAGGCATGGGCTACGGCGACTTCAAGCTGCTGGCCGCGCTGGGCGCGTGGCTGGGCTGGACGATGCTGCCGACGATCATCCTGCTGTCGTCCATCGTGGGTGCGCTGGTCGGCATCGGCCTGATCCTGTTCGCCAAGCGCGGGCGCGACAACCCGATCCCGTTCGGCCCGTACCTGGCGGCGGCGGGCATGATCGCGCTGATGTTCGGTCCGCAGATCGCGGCGTTCACGAGCCGGCTGCTGGGCGTGGCATGA
- the coaE gene encoding dephospho-CoA kinase (Dephospho-CoA kinase (CoaE) performs the final step in coenzyme A biosynthesis.), which produces MNGGLGGGVEGGVEVGTTRRFTVGLTGGIGSGKSVVARLFAGRGADIVDTDRIARSLTAPHGAAMPAVLAAFGDGFADAHGALDRAKMRALVFSEPDAKRRLEGILHPMIRDAVLAESLLGTGPYVIFDIPLLVESGTWKDRVDRVLVVDCPEAVQAARVVARSALPASQVQAIMAAQAPRQVRLAAADDVIDNGGELAALAPQVDRLHATYLTMAEEGVKNW; this is translated from the coding sequence ATGAACGGTGGCCTGGGAGGGGGCGTGGAAGGGGGCGTGGAAGTGGGCACGACGCGCAGGTTCACCGTCGGCCTGACGGGCGGCATCGGCAGCGGCAAGAGCGTGGTCGCGCGGCTGTTCGCCGGACGGGGCGCGGATATCGTCGATACCGACCGGATCGCGCGCAGTCTCACCGCGCCGCATGGCGCCGCGATGCCGGCGGTGCTGGCCGCGTTCGGCGACGGCTTCGCCGATGCGCACGGCGCGCTGGACCGCGCGAAGATGCGCGCGCTGGTGTTTTCCGAGCCCGATGCGAAGCGCCGGCTGGAGGGCATCCTGCACCCGATGATCCGCGATGCCGTGCTGGCCGAGAGCCTGCTGGGCACGGGGCCGTATGTGATCTTCGATATTCCCCTGCTGGTCGAGTCCGGCACATGGAAGGACCGCGTGGACCGCGTGCTCGTGGTCGACTGTCCCGAAGCGGTGCAGGCGGCGCGCGTGGTGGCGCGCAGTGCGCTGCCGGCCTCGCAGGTGCAGGCCATCATGGCGGCGCAGGCGCCCCGCCAGGTGCGGCTCGCCGCCGCGGACGATGTCATCGACAACGGCGGCGAACTGGCCGCGCTGGCGCCGCAAGTCGACCGCTTGCATGCAACTTACTTAACGATGGCTGAAGAAGGGGTGAAGAACTGGTAA
- a CDS encoding GNAT family N-acetyltransferase, which yields MTKPFPTDVPAIRVAQPDDHTVLAGLLRQLGYELAPAQVRDKLQALGASPADRILVAVLHGEVVGSISLHALPLFHMAGQLGRITSMVVDERHRGSGVGGALIGAAEQWFAAAGCVKVEVTSSDRRLDAHRFYERHGFLRDGQRLARNIPGD from the coding sequence ATGACGAAGCCATTCCCAACCGACGTGCCCGCGATACGGGTAGCGCAACCCGATGATCACACCGTACTGGCAGGCCTGCTGCGCCAGCTCGGCTATGAGCTTGCGCCCGCGCAGGTCCGGGACAAGCTGCAGGCGCTGGGTGCCAGCCCGGCGGACCGTATCCTTGTCGCGGTCCTGCATGGCGAAGTCGTCGGCAGCATCAGCCTGCATGCGCTGCCCCTTTTCCACATGGCCGGCCAGCTGGGGCGCATCACCAGCATGGTGGTCGACGAGCGCCACCGGGGGAGCGGGGTCGGCGGCGCGCTGATCGGCGCTGCCGAGCAGTGGTTCGCAGCGGCGGGCTGTGTGAAGGTGGAAGTGACGAGCAGCGATCGCCGGCTCGATGCGCACCGCTTCTACGAGCGGCACGGCTTCCTGCGCGATGGCCAGCGGCTCGCCAGGAACATCCCTGGAGACTGA
- the secA gene encoding preprotein translocase subunit SecA, with protein MSLLTAIFGSRNQRLLKQYQKTVKAINALEPEYEKLSDAELQAKTPAFKARVAAGEALDDLLPEAFAVCREASKRVYKMRHFDVQLLGGMVLHYGKIAEMRTGEGKTLTATLPAYLNALSGKGVHIVTVNDYLAQRDAETMGKLYRWLGLTTGVNLGQMEHSVKQQAYAADITYGTNNEFGFDYLRDNMVFDLNDRVQRGLNYAIVDEVDSILIDEARTPLIISGQAENHTDLYHKINEVPKMLTLQIGEEKPDGKGSIEVPGDYTKDEKAHQVLLTEAGHEKAESILTGMGLLPEGASLYDSANITLVHHLYAALRAHALYHKDQHYVVQNGEVVIVDEFTGRMMTGRRWSDGLHQAVEAKEGVKIQNENQTLASITFQNYFRMYGKLSGMTGTADTEAFEFQDIYGLETVVIPPNRPSARKDKQDQVYKSAQEKYQAMVTDIRDCYERGQPVLVGTTSIENSELLASILDKAKLPHNVLNAKQHAREAEIIAQAGSPKAITIATNMAGRGTDIVLGGSLENQIKLLEADANLSDADKEARAQKLRDGWQALHEQVVAAGGLHIIGTERHESRRVDNQLRGRSGRQGDPGSSRFYLSLDDPLLRIFAGDRVRAIMERLKMPEGEPIEAGIVTRSIESAQRKVEARNFDIRKQLLEYDDVANDQRKVIYQQRNELLEATEISEMIQNLRHGVFTDLVRQYVPEESVEEQWNVPALQAVLASEWQIDVPLAGMLEKEGNLTDEDLVERVTAAADEQYNTKIAIVGKEAFGGFERSVMLQAVDSHWREHLAALDHLRQGIHLRGYAQKNPKQEYKREAFELFAQMLDMIKNEVVRLVMTVRIQSREEVEAAEAALSSSHVENIHFQHADFDPNAAPEELLAPTSAGMPDAQVQIGPKVGRNDPCPCGSGKKFKACHGRLA; from the coding sequence ATGTCCTTACTGACCGCGATTTTCGGCAGCCGTAACCAACGGCTGCTCAAGCAATACCAAAAAACCGTCAAGGCAATCAACGCCCTCGAACCCGAGTACGAAAAGCTGTCGGACGCCGAACTGCAGGCGAAAACGCCTGCCTTCAAGGCACGCGTCGCAGCCGGCGAAGCGCTGGACGATTTGCTGCCCGAGGCCTTCGCGGTATGCCGCGAAGCGTCGAAGCGCGTATACAAGATGCGCCACTTCGACGTGCAGCTGCTCGGCGGCATGGTGCTGCATTACGGGAAAATCGCCGAGATGCGCACGGGTGAAGGCAAGACGCTGACGGCAACCCTGCCGGCCTACCTGAACGCGCTGTCCGGCAAGGGCGTGCACATCGTGACCGTCAACGATTACCTGGCACAGCGCGACGCCGAAACCATGGGCAAGCTGTACCGCTGGCTGGGCCTGACCACGGGCGTCAACCTGGGGCAGATGGAGCATTCGGTCAAGCAGCAGGCGTATGCCGCCGACATCACGTACGGCACCAACAACGAGTTCGGCTTCGACTACCTGCGCGACAACATGGTGTTCGACCTCAACGACCGCGTGCAGCGCGGCCTGAACTACGCGATCGTCGATGAAGTCGACTCGATCCTGATCGACGAGGCGCGCACCCCCCTGATCATTTCCGGCCAGGCCGAGAACCACACCGACCTGTACCACAAGATCAACGAAGTGCCGAAGATGCTGACCCTGCAGATCGGCGAGGAAAAGCCGGACGGCAAGGGCAGCATCGAAGTGCCCGGCGATTACACGAAGGACGAGAAGGCGCACCAGGTGCTGCTGACCGAAGCCGGCCACGAGAAGGCCGAATCGATCCTGACGGGCATGGGCCTGCTGCCGGAAGGCGCCTCGCTGTACGACTCCGCCAACATCACGCTGGTGCACCACCTGTATGCGGCGCTGCGTGCGCACGCGCTGTACCACAAGGACCAGCACTACGTGGTGCAGAACGGCGAAGTGGTGATCGTCGACGAATTCACGGGCCGGATGATGACGGGCCGCCGCTGGTCCGACGGCCTGCACCAGGCCGTGGAAGCGAAGGAAGGCGTCAAGATCCAGAACGAGAACCAGACGCTGGCCTCGATCACGTTCCAGAACTACTTCCGCATGTACGGCAAGCTGTCCGGCATGACCGGTACCGCCGACACGGAAGCCTTCGAATTCCAGGACATCTACGGCCTCGAGACCGTGGTGATCCCGCCGAACCGCCCGTCCGCCCGCAAGGACAAGCAGGACCAGGTGTACAAGTCGGCGCAGGAGAAATACCAGGCGATGGTCACCGACATCCGCGACTGCTACGAGCGCGGCCAGCCGGTACTGGTCGGCACCACGTCGATCGAGAACTCCGAACTGCTGGCGTCGATCCTCGACAAGGCCAAGCTGCCGCACAACGTGCTGAACGCGAAACAGCACGCCCGCGAAGCGGAAATCATCGCCCAGGCGGGCTCGCCGAAGGCCATCACGATCGCCACCAACATGGCCGGTCGTGGTACCGATATCGTGCTGGGCGGCAGCCTGGAGAACCAGATCAAGCTCCTCGAGGCGGATGCGAACCTGTCCGACGCCGACAAGGAAGCCCGCGCGCAAAAGCTGCGCGACGGCTGGCAGGCGCTGCACGAGCAGGTGGTGGCGGCCGGCGGCCTGCACATCATCGGCACCGAGCGCCATGAATCGCGCCGGGTCGACAATCAGCTGCGCGGCCGTTCCGGCCGCCAGGGCGATCCGGGTTCGTCGCGCTTCTACCTGTCGCTGGACGATCCGCTGCTGCGCATCTTCGCCGGCGACCGCGTGCGCGCGATCATGGAACGCCTGAAGATGCCGGAAGGCGAACCGATCGAGGCCGGCATCGTCACGCGGTCGATCGAATCGGCGCAGCGCAAGGTCGAAGCGCGCAACTTCGACATCCGCAAGCAGCTGCTCGAATACGACGACGTGGCCAACGACCAGCGCAAGGTGATCTACCAGCAGCGTAACGAGCTGCTGGAAGCCACCGAGATCTCGGAGATGATCCAGAACCTGCGCCACGGCGTGTTCACCGACCTGGTGCGCCAGTACGTGCCGGAAGAATCGGTCGAGGAACAGTGGAACGTGCCGGCGCTGCAGGCCGTGCTGGCTTCGGAGTGGCAGATCGACGTGCCGCTGGCCGGGATGCTGGAAAAGGAAGGCAACCTGACCGACGAGGACCTGGTCGAGCGCGTGACCGCGGCTGCGGACGAGCAGTACAACACCAAGATCGCGATCGTCGGCAAGGAAGCGTTCGGCGGCTTCGAGCGCAGCGTGATGCTGCAGGCGGTGGACAGCCACTGGCGCGAACACCTGGCCGCGCTCGATCACCTGCGCCAGGGCATCCACCTGCGTGGCTATGCGCAGAAGAACCCGAAGCAGGAATACAAGCGCGAAGCGTTCGAACTGTTCGCCCAGATGCTGGACATGATCAAGAACGAAGTGGTGCGCCTGGTGATGACGGTGCGCATCCAGTCGCGCGAGGAAGTCGAAGCGGCCGAAGCGGCATTGTCCTCGTCGCATGTGGAAAACATCCACTTCCAGCACGCCGACTTCGATCCGAACGCGGCGCCGGAAGAACTGCTGGCCCCCACGTCCGCCGGCATGCCGGATGCGCAGGTGCAGATCGGGCCGAAGGTCGGCCGCAACGATCCGTGCCCGTGCGGCAGCGGCAAGAAGTTCAAGGCTTGCCACGGCAGGCTGGCTTGA
- the yacG gene encoding DNA gyrase inhibitor YacG, which produces MPTVVDCPTCGKKVEWSEKNKFRPFCSERCKQIDLGAWAEEKYTIPGAIPTDPLEEDKQ; this is translated from the coding sequence ATGCCAACCGTTGTCGACTGCCCCACCTGCGGCAAGAAAGTGGAGTGGAGCGAGAAAAACAAGTTCCGCCCCTTCTGCTCCGAACGCTGCAAACAAATCGACCTGGGTGCCTGGGCCGAGGAAAAATACACGATCCCCGGCGCCATTCCCACCGATCCGCTCGAGGAAGACAAGCAGTAG
- a CDS encoding NUDIX domain-containing protein gives MTDSARPIDVAVGILMKPNGDVLLGQRPAGKPYAGYWEFPGGKVDPGETILAALKREFMEELGIEVIAADEWCGVEHVYEHAHVRLHFFISRAWRGEPQSLEGQAFAWQGAVSVEPLLPATIPLLQWIERS, from the coding sequence ATGACGGATAGCGCCAGGCCGATCGACGTGGCGGTCGGCATCCTGATGAAGCCGAACGGCGACGTGCTGCTGGGCCAGCGCCCGGCGGGCAAGCCGTACGCCGGCTACTGGGAATTCCCCGGCGGGAAGGTGGACCCGGGCGAGACCATCCTCGCCGCGCTCAAGCGCGAATTCATGGAAGAACTGGGCATCGAAGTGATTGCCGCCGACGAATGGTGCGGCGTCGAGCACGTGTACGAACATGCCCACGTGCGGCTGCACTTCTTCATCAGCCGCGCGTGGCGCGGCGAGCCGCAAAGCCTGGAAGGGCAGGCGTTCGCGTGGCAGGGGGCGGTGAGCGTGGAGCCGCTGCTGCCGGCCACGATCCCGCTGCTGCAGTGGATCGAGCGTTCCTGA
- the zapD gene encoding cell division protein ZapD, with protein sequence MIVYEYPFNERIRTLLRLEDLYEKFKFFLNQEHALQHHVALATIFDMLEVAGRADLKSDLLQEIERQKQTLMGYRSNPAVQAEMLDAILEELDSVSSALVASQGKTGQNVRDNEWLMSIRGRTIIPGGACDFDLPSYYAWQQQPFEQRYGDIVTWFAPLAPLFDALAIVLRLLRDSGSTKKMIANAGSYQQMLQGKVFQMLRLTVDASLGAIPEISANKYMLWVRFTSQGGDCKPKPLEEDVPFELTLCNF encoded by the coding sequence TTGATCGTCTATGAATATCCTTTCAACGAGCGCATCCGCACGCTGCTGCGCCTGGAGGACCTGTACGAGAAGTTCAAGTTTTTCCTGAACCAGGAACATGCGCTGCAGCACCACGTGGCGCTCGCCACGATCTTCGACATGCTCGAAGTGGCCGGCCGCGCCGATCTGAAATCCGACCTGCTGCAGGAAATCGAGCGCCAGAAGCAGACGCTGATGGGCTACCGTTCCAACCCCGCCGTGCAGGCCGAGATGCTCGATGCAATCCTCGAGGAACTCGACAGCGTGTCGTCCGCGCTGGTCGCCTCGCAGGGCAAGACGGGCCAGAACGTGCGCGACAACGAATGGCTGATGAGCATACGGGGCCGCACGATCATTCCCGGCGGCGCCTGCGATTTCGATCTGCCGTCGTATTACGCGTGGCAGCAGCAGCCGTTCGAGCAGCGCTACGGCGACATCGTCACGTGGTTCGCGCCGCTGGCGCCGCTGTTCGACGCGCTGGCGATCGTGCTGCGGCTGCTGCGCGATTCCGGCTCGACCAAGAAGATGATCGCCAACGCCGGCAGCTACCAGCAGATGTTGCAGGGTAAGGTGTTCCAGATGCTGAGGCTGACGGTCGATGCGTCGCTGGGTGCGATTCCGGAAATCTCGGCCAACAAGTACATGCTGTGGGTACGTTTCACCAGCCAGGGCGGCGACTGCAAGCCGAAGCCGCTGGAAGAGGACGTGCCGTTCGAATTGACCCTTTGTAATTTCTGA
- the argJ gene encoding bifunctional glutamate N-acetyltransferase/amino-acid acetyltransferase ArgJ, with amino-acid sequence MAVNSPIPVAAELKPVAGIEIGYAEAGIKRPNRKDVLVMKLAEGATVSGVFTLNRFCAAPVQISKENLAAVNAGGKPIRALLVNTGNANAGTGEAGLANARATCEALAAELGIDAQQILPFSTGVILEPLPVAKITAGLPAAVQNLKADNWFNAAEGIMTTDTQPKAGSRTVTIAGHAVTLTGISKGAGMIKPNMATMLGYLAFDAKVAQNVLDVLVKEAADQSFNCITIDGDTSTNDSFMLVATGAGTLEVNSVDSAEYRELAAAVTELSVFLAQAIVRDGEGATKFITISVEEGESVEECRKIAYSIGHSPLVKTAFFASDPNLGRILAAIGYAGVDLDVSKINLWLDDVWVAKDGGRNPDYKEEDGQRVMKQSEIAVRVKLARGSAAATVYTCDLSHDYVSINADYRS; translated from the coding sequence ATGGCCGTCAATTCCCCCATTCCTGTCGCCGCTGAGCTGAAACCTGTCGCCGGTATCGAAATCGGCTACGCCGAAGCGGGCATCAAGAGACCGAACCGCAAGGATGTGCTGGTGATGAAGCTGGCCGAGGGCGCCACGGTGTCCGGCGTGTTCACGCTGAACCGCTTCTGCGCGGCGCCGGTGCAGATTTCAAAAGAAAACCTGGCGGCCGTGAATGCCGGCGGCAAGCCGATCCGCGCGCTGCTCGTCAATACGGGCAACGCCAATGCGGGCACCGGCGAGGCGGGCCTGGCCAACGCACGCGCCACCTGCGAAGCGCTGGCGGCCGAGCTGGGCATCGATGCGCAGCAGATCCTGCCGTTTTCCACCGGCGTGATCCTGGAACCGCTGCCGGTGGCCAAGATCACGGCCGGCCTGCCCGCCGCCGTGCAGAACCTGAAGGCGGACAACTGGTTCAACGCGGCCGAAGGCATCATGACCACCGACACGCAGCCGAAAGCCGGCTCGCGCACGGTCACGATCGCGGGCCACGCGGTCACGCTGACCGGCATCAGCAAGGGCGCCGGCATGATCAAGCCGAACATGGCCACGATGCTGGGCTACCTGGCGTTCGACGCGAAGGTGGCGCAGAACGTGCTCGACGTGCTGGTGAAGGAAGCAGCCGACCAGTCGTTCAACTGCATCACGATCGACGGCGACACGTCCACCAACGATTCGTTCATGCTGGTCGCCACCGGCGCCGGCACGCTCGAAGTGAACTCGGTCGATTCGGCCGAATACCGCGAACTGGCCGCCGCCGTCACCGAACTGTCCGTGTTCCTGGCGCAGGCCATCGTGCGCGACGGCGAAGGCGCCACCAAGTTCATCACGATCTCGGTGGAAGAAGGTGAATCCGTGGAAGAGTGCCGCAAGATCGCCTACTCGATCGGCCACTCGCCGCTGGTGAAGACGGCGTTCTTCGCCTCCGACCCGAACCTGGGCCGCATCCTGGCCGCGATCGGCTATGCGGGCGTGGATCTCGACGTCTCGAAGATCAACCTGTGGCTGGACGATGTGTGGGTGGCGAAGGACGGCGGCCGCAACCCGGACTACAAGGAAGAAGACGGCCAGCGCGTGATGAAGCAGAGCGAAATCGCCGTGCGCGTGAAACTGGCGCGCGGCAGCGCCGCCGCCACCGTGTACACCTGCGACCTGTCGCACGACTACGTGTCGATCAACGCGGATTACCGCTCCTGA
- a CDS encoding DciA family protein, producing MARRKDNSLNANRRLHRGPGHYRPAPAAARTADAARTARLCYVSRMRFNSPNQNRNAVEATDFLRRHDRLAPLLPAVQRMAKLQQDCAKVLPTAFSFCEILSFEAGQLVLSTPNASLAAKLKQQLPKLQDALAKKGWQIDNIRLKVQMMRVMTTPPVERRQLVIPEVGVESFAQLSEALEPSKQNATLIAALRALVAHRR from the coding sequence ATGGCCCGCCGGAAAGACAATAGCCTAAATGCAAATCGCCGCCTGCACCGCGGCCCTGGCCATTATCGTCCGGCACCGGCAGCGGCCCGCACCGCCGATGCTGCACGCACGGCGCGGCTATGCTATGTTTCGCGCATGCGATTCAACTCCCCCAACCAGAACCGGAATGCGGTCGAAGCCACGGACTTCCTGCGCCGTCACGACCGCCTGGCCCCGCTGCTGCCGGCCGTGCAGCGCATGGCCAAGCTGCAGCAGGATTGCGCGAAGGTCTTGCCGACCGCCTTCAGCTTTTGCGAAATCCTGTCGTTCGAGGCCGGGCAACTGGTGCTGTCGACGCCGAATGCGTCGCTTGCCGCCAAGCTTAAACAGCAATTGCCAAAGCTGCAAGACGCGCTCGCTAAAAAAGGGTGGCAGATCGACAACATTCGCCTGAAGGTGCAAATGATGCGGGTCATGACCACGCCGCCCGTGGAGCGGCGCCAGCTCGTCATTCCCGAGGTGGGGGTGGAATCGTTCGCGCAGCTGTCCGAGGCGCTCGAACCGAGCAAGCAGAATGCGACGCTGATCGCGGCGCTGCGCGCCCTGGTGGCGCACCGCCGCTAA
- the lpxC gene encoding UDP-3-O-acyl-N-acetylglucosamine deacetylase encodes MKQRTIKEQVRTTGVGVHSGTKVELTLRPAPPDTGIIFARVDLDPPVVFPVGPLEIGDTRMATVMIKDGARVSTIEHLMSACAGLGIDNLYIDVTAEEIPIMDGSASSFVYLLQQAGLAEQGAPKKFIRITKPVEVREGQGAGEKWARLVPHNGFKLDFFIEFNHPAVDGTAQRAQIDFGSQSYIQAVARARTFGFMQDVEMLRGIGLARGGSLENAIVMDEYRILNPDGLRYDDEFVRHKILDAIGDLYVIGHPLVCAYEAHKSGHALNNKLLRELLANPDAYEIVTYDSAEQAPPSYARQMDQEWSYN; translated from the coding sequence ATGAAACAACGTACGATCAAAGAACAAGTCCGCACCACCGGTGTCGGCGTGCACTCCGGCACCAAGGTCGAACTGACCTTGCGCCCGGCTCCGCCCGACACGGGCATCATCTTCGCACGCGTGGATCTCGATCCGCCGGTGGTATTCCCTGTGGGGCCCCTGGAAATCGGCGATACCCGCATGGCCACCGTGATGATCAAGGACGGCGCACGCGTGTCGACGATCGAACACCTGATGTCCGCCTGCGCGGGCCTTGGCATCGACAACCTGTACATCGACGTGACCGCCGAAGAGATCCCCATCATGGATGGCTCGGCATCGTCGTTCGTCTACCTGCTGCAGCAGGCCGGCCTCGCCGAGCAGGGCGCGCCGAAGAAATTCATCCGCATCACGAAGCCGGTCGAAGTGCGCGAAGGGCAGGGCGCCGGCGAGAAATGGGCGCGCCTGGTGCCGCACAACGGTTTCAAGCTGGACTTCTTCATCGAATTCAACCACCCGGCCGTCGACGGCACCGCGCAGCGCGCGCAGATCGATTTCGGCAGCCAGTCGTATATCCAGGCGGTGGCGCGCGCGCGCACGTTCGGCTTCATGCAGGACGTGGAAATGCTGCGCGGGATCGGCCTGGCGCGCGGCGGCTCGCTGGAAAACGCGATCGTGATGGACGAGTACCGGATCCTCAATCCCGACGGCCTGCGCTACGACGACGAATTCGTGCGCCACAAGATCCTCGATGCGATCGGCGACCTGTACGTGATCGGCCACCCGCTGGTCTGCGCCTACGAGGCGCACAAGTCCGGCCACGCGCTGAACAACAAGCTGCTGCGCGAACTGCTGGCCAATCCGGATGCGTACGAGATCGTCACCTACGATTCCGCCGAGCAGGCGCCGCCGTCGTATGCCAGGCAGATGGACCAGGAATGGTCTTATAACTGA
- a CDS encoding ATP-binding protein has product MAGPEDSLATFLARAESVLARVEALLPPAVPAPDWNAAFAFRWRKRSGIGGTAGWLQPVAHASKITLDDLHNVAVQKAQIEQNTRQFVAGRPANNVLLTGARGTGKSSLIKACLNGFAGQGLRLIEVDKADLADLPDIIDLVAGRPEHFVVFCDDLSFEEGESGYKALKVALDGSVTAQSDNVLIYATSNRRHLLPEKMSENMSYRHDEDGDLHPGETVEEKISLSERFGLWLSFYPFKQDDYLAIVAHWLSTFGCTPAQIEEARGDALRWALQRGSRSGRVAWQFARDHAGRMAPEAGAEGAA; this is encoded by the coding sequence ATGGCGGGGCCGGAAGACTCGTTGGCGACCTTCCTCGCCCGCGCCGAAAGCGTGCTGGCGCGGGTGGAGGCCTTGCTGCCGCCGGCCGTGCCGGCACCGGACTGGAATGCGGCGTTCGCATTCCGCTGGCGCAAACGCAGCGGCATCGGCGGCACCGCCGGGTGGCTGCAGCCGGTCGCCCACGCATCGAAGATCACGCTGGACGACCTCCATAACGTGGCGGTCCAGAAGGCGCAGATCGAGCAGAACACCCGCCAGTTCGTGGCGGGCCGCCCGGCCAACAACGTGCTGCTGACGGGCGCGCGCGGTACCGGCAAATCGTCGCTGATCAAGGCGTGCCTGAACGGGTTCGCCGGCCAGGGCCTGCGGCTGATCGAAGTGGACAAGGCCGATCTCGCCGACCTGCCGGACATCATCGACCTGGTGGCCGGCCGGCCCGAGCACTTCGTGGTGTTCTGCGACGACCTGTCGTTCGAGGAAGGCGAGAGCGGCTACAAGGCGCTGAAGGTGGCGCTGGACGGTTCGGTCACCGCGCAATCGGACAACGTGCTGATCTACGCCACGTCGAACCGGCGGCACCTGCTGCCGGAAAAGATGTCCGAGAACATGAGCTACCGGCACGACGAGGACGGCGACCTGCATCCCGGCGAAACGGTCGAGGAAAAGATCTCGCTGTCCGAGCGCTTCGGACTGTGGCTGTCGTTCTACCCGTTCAAGCAGGACGATTACCTGGCCATCGTTGCGCACTGGCTGTCCACGTTCGGCTGCACGCCGGCGCAGATCGAGGAAGCCCGCGGCGACGCGCTGCGCTGGGCGCTGCAGCGGGGCTCGCGCTCGGGCCGCGTCGCGTGGCAGTTCGCGCGCGACCATGCCGGCAGGATGGCACCGGAGGCGGGCGCGGAAGGCGCGGCATGA